GGGGGTAAGGTTATTGCCAAATAAACTAGTGAACATCATTACAAATAACTTATTAAATCTGGGAGATTTATCAATAACCTTCAAAATCAGAGACCAGCGAACAGTCCATGCACCAATAATCACGATCTCTAAAATTAAAGCAATTAATATAATTAGAGGGTTTGATTTACTTAAAACATCTAGTATATCCTGTATTCCAACAACAAATGAGATTATAAAAATTATAAAAGCACCAATTATTATAGTTGCGATTATTTCCCATTTATGGTCGCTTATTAAGTCAGAAGTAGTCTGCATCTTAAAAAAATATAGTGGGGGTCATATATCAAGTTATCTATCAATCTTATAACTACCAATTAATTATGCTAAAATTAAGTAATTAACTGATTATTTCATTATTTAATATCTAAAATGTCTAGAAATGATTTTCCATTTTTAAGCTGAAGCACTAAATTGTCTTCGTTACTTAATATATTATACGCCTCTTTGAAGACTTCCTCAGCTATTTCATGAGGAACACAGACAACACCACATTCATCCCCAATTATAAGATCACCGGGGTGTATTGTTGTTTCCCCACATATGATTGGAATGTTAATCTTTCCTTCTGCCAGAGGCTTTCCTGCATTGGGAATAATAGCCCTCGAAAATACAGGGTAATCTACTTTTTTAACTCCTGAAACATCTCTACTGGCACCATAAACTACAGTTCCAGAAAGACCTTCTATTTGGGCAGTCGTAGATGCCATTTCGCCCCAAACTGCAGGATCATCATTATCACAACATATAATCAGGATATCTCCCTTTTCTGCAGCATATATGCCTTTTATAACTGTTCCCCAGTCATTGGCAGAGGTTTTTACAGTTGTGGCATTACCCATAATTTTGAAACTATTTTTTACAGGTTTTAATCCTTCAAGAACCCCAGTTTGATCGGTTATATTTCTCATTGCATCCGATACCTGTGATGTTGTTAAGGTTGAGCTAGATAACTTTGAACTTGAAGATTTATTCGAAAATTGAAATAAAAAATTTTCAGGAGAGAGTTTCCCCTTCATAATTTTCCCTTTTTTATCCATTAAAAATCAATCCTGAGGAGTTGTAACTTCTTCAATTAATTTTGTTCCAGCAACAACTTCATCAACACTATGAATTGATCCACCATATTCTTCTATGGCTTTGGTAATTTCATCAAAATCCAAGTCATCTCCCTGCATTGTAACTTTGATATTTTCAGTTTCCTTATCAATTTCCATAAGTGTGATATTAACTCCATCAACTCCACGTATTTCACTTAGATATTTAGCAAATGAGGGAATTATTGGTTCATGAGGTTTTAATATGTCCAGAACTATTCTTATTAGGCCTTTTGCCACTTTCATTTCCTCCGAATTTTTTTTAAATTTATTAATTAAATTTTAAAGTATTTAAAATATACAGTAATATAACTCTTGAATCAAAAATATTTAAACTTTACATTAAGCATTTCTTATTTTTATGATTAATTCTGAGATTATACTTTATTAGGATCAACATAAAACATTCCATTTTTTAATAGGAACTCAGAATTATCATTAATATGGATTTTAAAGAGTTGTATGGTTTAAAAGAGAGATAACTGGCATTTCTTCATAACCATTTTATTTACTTCAATTTTATATATGAGTTAGGTTATAATATTTTGTAGATACTTATTCAACATCATAAAAAGGGCTTACAAATGAGTTTTAAAAAATTGTCTTGTATTATGGAGGAACTCAAGATCTGTGCGGAGCAGGGAATGCCAATACTTATCGAGGGAAAAAAAGATGAAAAAGCTTTAAAATATCTTGGTATAAATGGCAATTTCATTCAAGTCTCAGGCTCAGGATTAAAATTATTCGAAATAGCAGAGATAGCGGCAGAATCATCCTCTAAAGTAATTATACTTACTGACTTTGATAAAAAAGGCATAGAACTTGCCAAAAGACTTGCTGAGGATATACAAAGTCTTGGTTCTTACCCCAATCTTGAGATACGGAGAAAGATCATGGGTATTACCCGTAAATTTATTAAAGATATTGAGAGCCTCCCAAGACATATGAAACAATTAGAACTCGAAGAATGCCCAAATGGTGTAAATGATAGTTACTATCATCAGCATTTCTGTTTCAGATACTGATGCCCAATGGCATGATATTACTAATATCATTACAAGTATCTAATACATGAAGGGAGGCCCAAAAATGGGAAAAGAAGAAATAAGTACAACTAAATATCTCATTCACGCTCAAATTAATGCTAATGGTATTGTTGAAAAACCCGATGTTGTGGGGGCAATTTTTGGCCAAACAGAGGGACTTTTAAGCAATGACCTTGATTTAAGAGAATTACAGAAAACAGGAAGAATAGGCAGGATAAAAGTTAATATAAATTCCAAAGCAGGCCGGTCTAAAGGAGAAATAGTAATACCATCAAGTCTTGACCGGGTGGAGACAGCCATATTAGCTGCATCACTTGAAACTATCAATAGGGTTGGACCTTGCGAGGCTTATATACAAGTTTCAA
This Methanobacterium spitsbergense DNA region includes the following protein-coding sequences:
- a CDS encoding RraA family protein, whose product is MKGKLSPENFLFQFSNKSSSSKLSSSTLTTSQVSDAMRNITDQTGVLEGLKPVKNSFKIMGNATTVKTSANDWGTVIKGIYAAEKGDILIICCDNDDPAVWGEMASTTAQIEGLSGTVVYGASRDVSGVKKVDYPVFSRAIIPNAGKPLAEGKINIPIICGETTIHPGDLIIGDECGVVCVPHEIAEEVFKEAYNILSNEDNLVLQLKNGKSFLDILDIK
- a CDS encoding DUF211 domain-containing protein, coding for MAKGLIRIVLDILKPHEPIIPSFAKYLSEIRGVDGVNITLMEIDKETENIKVTMQGDDLDFDEITKAIEEYGGSIHSVDEVVAGTKLIEEVTTPQD
- a CDS encoding toprim domain-containing protein, which codes for MSFKKLSCIMEELKICAEQGMPILIEGKKDEKALKYLGINGNFIQVSGSGLKLFEIAEIAAESSSKVIILTDFDKKGIELAKRLAEDIQSLGSYPNLEIRRKIMGITRKFIKDIESLPRHMKQLELEECPNGVNDSYYHQHFCFRY